Below is a window of Agathobacter rectalis ATCC 33656 DNA.
AAAATGAATAAAAATGTATAAATAATGCTTATGAGCTACATAAATTACCCTTATTAATGAGTATTATAAAAAAATGACTAATTTTTATGCAGAAATGAAAACAATATAGGAAAATATATCCAATTGACAAAGCATGATTTATGTGTATAATAAAAAAGAATTGTTCGCGTCAGAACGACAGTTGTATCAGACAGCAAGATTAGGGAGTGTGTAATGACAATGACGTCATTCGCACTTTTTTGCGTATTAGACAAAATACTTTGACGTGGTGCAGTGATAATGCTTTAAAAAATCAAAATAATGCATTATCGATACAAATCCAAGAGGGAGAGAAAAATATGGGTAAGTACATTGTAAAGAGAGTTATTCTCGCTATTTTTACAATCTTCATTATCAGTCTTATTACATTCTTTGCCATGAATGCAATTCCGGGTGGTCCATTCAATTCGGAGAAGGCAAAGAGTCCGGCGGTAATGAAAGAGCTTGAGGCACGCTACGGACTGGATCAGCCACTTATAGTCCAGTACAAGAATTACATGGCAGGCGTGCTGCACGGAGATTTCGGTGTTAGTCTTAAGACAGACCGTCCGATCTCAGATATCATCGGGGAGAGCTTCCCGATTTCAGCGAAGCTTGGACTCTTAGCGGCGCTCACTGCGATAGTATTCGGAGTGGTGCTCGGTTCGATAGCAGCGCTGATGCGAAACAGGTGGCCGGATCGAGTTATAGTATTCTTCGTCACACTGATTACGTCGATGCCGTCATTTGTCATCGCTACGTTATTACTTTATTTCTTCTGTATAAAGCTTGGCGTGGTGCAGGCTTTCAGCTCAGGAAGCAACATGATATTACTTCCGGTGCTGTCACTGTCACTTTCACCGATGGCATATATTACAAGACTTACAAAGACTTCAATGCTTGATGCACTCGGACAGGATTACATCCGTACGGCAAAGGCCAAGGGTGTACATCAGTACAAGATTATATTTGTACATGCGCTTCGTAATGCGCTCATTCCGGTCATCACATATGTGGGACCTATGATTGGTGGTATCCTCACAGGTTCAATGGTTATTGAGAGTATTTTCAATATCGGAGGACTCGGTTCCAAGTTCGTAAGCTGTATCACAAACCGTGATTACACAATGATTATGGCCACAACACTTTTCCTTGCTGTCATCATGGTAGGCGCGAACCTCATTACAGATATTGTATACAAAGTGATTGATCCACGTATTAAGCTTGATTAAGGAGAGATAAAGATGAAAGATAATATGAAGAGAGCTCCTTTCTCCACACAGATTGACCTTAGCAAGTTCAATATGAAGGATTTTGCCAAGGCATCAGATGAAGAGAAACGCCAGCAGGAGGTTATGGGTGAGTCAACTACCTTCTTTAAGGATGGTCTTAAGAGACTCCGTAAAAATCCACTGGCTATGGGTTCTATTATAGTTTTGGTTTTACTTATTTTGGTTATTCTTCTGGCACCAAAGATTGTGCCTTACGGCTATGCAGATATCGTTAAGGGTGCACAGAACTTAGGACCTTTCCAGTACAGCGATGCTGAGCAGGCACAGATTGATGCAGGTGAGAAGCTGTTCCCGCACATTTTTGGCACAGATGAGCTCGGAAGAGACTATTTTATCCGTGTTGTTTACGGAGCTCGTGTTTCGCTGGGAGTCGGTGTGTTTGCATCACTGCTTGTGCTTATAATCGGTATCATTTACGGTTCCGTATCAGGCTTCTGCGGTGGCAAGGTAGATATGGTTATGATGAGAATAGTAGATATCATTTATTCATTGCCGGATATGCTGCTCATCATTTTACTCGCAGTTGTATTAAATGAGGTGCTGACACCTGTAATAAAGGGTACAGTGCTTTCAAAGCTCGGTGTCAACATGATTGCACTTTTCATAGTGTTTGGATTGCTTTACTGGGTAGGAATGGCAAGACTTATAAGAGGTCAGATTCTTACCATTAAGCAGAATGAGTACATTCTCGCAGCAAAGTGTATCGGAACATCATCAGCCCGCACTATCAGAAAACACATTTTACCGAACTGTCTGTCAGTAATCATCATTACTACAGCGCTTCAGATACCATCAGCCATCTTTACTGAGAGTTATCTGTCATTTATCGGACTTGGTGTTTCGGCTCCTATGCCTTCACTTGGTTCGTTGGCAAATACAGCGCGTGGCGGACTCCAGAGCTACCCATTGCGTCTTATTTTTCCGGCGCTTACGATTTGTATCATTGTTCTTACATTGAATCTTATCGGTGACGGCTTAAGAGATGCATTTGACCCTAAATTATCGAAATAGTAAGGAGTGAGTAAGATGGAAGATAATAAGTTTGTTCTTGAAGTATCTGATCTGCACACTACCTTCAAGACCGATAACGGAGACGTATCAGCTGTAAACGGTGTCAGCTTTAAGCTTGAGCCGGGAAAGACTCTTGGAATCGTAGGAGAGTCAGGATCAGGAAAGTCAGTTACAGCATATTCAATCATGCAGATTCTTGCTGAGAATGGTGCCATCACAGGCGGCTCAGTAAAATATAAGGGTGAGGATATCACCAAATGGAACAAAAAGAAAATGGCAGATTTCAGAGGAAAATGCTGTTCAATCATTTTCCAGGATCCTATGACATCGCTTAATCCGGTATTTACGGTAGGCTACCAGCTTGAGGAGGCAGTGCTTCTTCACACAGACCGTACAAAGAAGGAAGCAAAAGAGCGTGCTATAGAGATGCTCACACTTGTAGGCGTTAATGAGCCTGAGAAGCGTGTAAATCAGTACCCTCATGAGCTTTCCGGTGGTATGAGACAGCGTGTCATGATAGCTATGGCATTAGCCTGTGAGCCGGATATCCTTATCGCAGATGAGCCGACAACAGCTCTTGATGTGACTATCCAGGCACAGATTCTTGAGCTTATGCAGTCATTGCAGGAAAAGCTCGGCATGGCCATCATCATGGTTACACATGATCTGGGTGTCATTGCTTCAATGTGTGATGAGATCATAGTTATGTACGGCGGCCGTGTGTGTGAGAGAGGAACAGCAGATGCCATATTCTACAGCCCGGCGCATGAGTACACAAAGGGACTGCTTCGTTCAATCCCTACAAAGACCAATTCAAAAACCAGGCTTGTTCCTATCGGAGGCACACCAATCAATATGCTCAACATGCCAGATGGTTGTGCATTCTGCCCTCGCTGTGATGCCGCTATGAAGATATGTCTCACCGAAAAGCCGGAGGAAATCTGGGTTGGAGAGGATCATCTCGCATCATGCTGGATGAATATTAAGAATATGATGGAGGAGGGAAAATCAAATGAGTAATGAGACAAATAACAACGAGTACCTGCTCAAGGTAGACCATTTGAAGCAGTATTTCCCTGTTCATGACGGATTTAAAAAGATGGAATTAAAGGCAGTCGATGATGTGTCATTTGCCATAAAGCCGGGTGAGACGCTTGGACTTGTTGGCGAGTCAGGCTGTGGAAAGACAACCGTAGGACGTACTCTTTTACGTCTGTACCAGCCGACAGCTGGACGCATTGAGTTCGACGGCAATGTTTTGTTTGACAGTGAGAAGAAGATAGATGTGAATATGCATCCTTACCGTAAGCAGATGCAGATGGTATTCCAGGATCCGTATTCATCACTCAACCCTCGTATGACGGTTGAGGATATCATCGGAGAGCCTCTCGATGTGCACAAGCTCTATAATAGCAAGAAAGAGCGCCATGAGATGATTATGGATCTCATGGAGACAGTTGGACTAAACGCAGACCATGCCACACGTTATGCACATGAGTTTTCGGGTGGACAGAGACAGCGTATCGGAATAGCAAGAGCGCTTGCAGTAGATCCGAAGTTTATCGTATGTGATGAGCCGGTATCGGCACTTGATGTTTCAATTCAGGCTCAGGTAGTCAACATGTTTGAGGATCTGCAGAAGGAGAGAGGGTTATCATACCTGTTTATAGCGCACGATCTGCTTGTAGTGCAGCATATCTCTGATAGAATAGCTGTTATGTACTTAGGTCATATGATGGAGCTTGCAGATGCGGATGAGCTGATGGACAATCCAATCCATCCGTACACACAGTCGTTGCTTTCAGCGGTTCCGATCCCGGATCCTGAGACTGCCAGACACAGCAAGCGAATCGTGCTTGAGGGAGATGTTCCTTCGCCTCTTCGCATGCCTAGCGGCTGTCCATTCCGTTCGCGTTGTAAATATGCGACAGAACAGTGTGCAGCAGCACGTCCGGAGCTTACAGACAGAGGAAACGGACATATGGTTGCATGCTTCAACCGCTAATATAAGGTTTTTACCGGCATATAGCTTAAGCCACATGTGCCGGTTCTAACATAAATTTATTTTTCATATTAATTAATTAGGAGGAAGAAAGATGAAAAAGAGATTAGTAGCACTTACTCTTGTTGCAGCTATGGCACTTGGCATGACTGCTTGTGGAAGCAAGAGCGAGGGCAAAATATCTACTAACGACACATCTGCTAACGGCACTTCTCATACTGCTGTATCAGCAGGCGTAGACTGGACAGGCTATGATGAGTTAGTAGAATCTATCCGTACAGAAGCAGATCTTGCAAAGCGTGCAGAGATGATGCACCAGGCAGAGGATATGCTTATGGATACATGGTGTGTTATTCCACTTTACTACTACAATGACCAGTATATGCTCAAGGATTATGTCACAGACGTATACTCAACAGTAGAGGGTATGAAATACTTCTACAATGCAAAGAACACAAAGAATGCCGGAAAGTTAAACATCTTCATGGCATCAGAGCCTGATCATATCGATCCTGCATTAAACAGTACTGTTGACGGCGGATGTCTTGCAGTAAACAGCTTTGAGGGTCTTATGCGTTACAACGCTGAGGGCAAGCTTGAGCCTGCATGTGCAGAGAGCTATGAGGTTTCTGAGGATGGCCTCACATACACATTCACAATGCGTGACGGTCTTAAGTGGTCAAACGGTGATGAGCTTACTGCAAAGGATTTCGAGTGGTCTTGGAGGAGAGCTGCAGATCCTAAGACAGCTGCAGATTACAGCTACCTTTGCGCAGTATTCGCAGGATATGATGATACAAAGGGTCTTGCTGCTGATGATGTAGTAGCTTCTGATGATGGAAAGACTCTTACTGTCAAGCTTAAAGCAGTTACACCATACTTCCTTGACTTATGTGCATTCCCATTCTTCTTCCCTGTAAACCAGAAGTCAGTAGAGGGAAATGATGACTGGGCAAACGATGCAAGCGACAAGTTCGTTACAAACGGTGCATTCACACTCAAGGAGTGGAAGCATGATTCAAGCATGACATATGTTAAGAATCCTAACTATTGGGATGCTGACAATGTAAC
It encodes the following:
- a CDS encoding ABC transporter permease encodes the protein MGKYIVKRVILAIFTIFIISLITFFAMNAIPGGPFNSEKAKSPAVMKELEARYGLDQPLIVQYKNYMAGVLHGDFGVSLKTDRPISDIIGESFPISAKLGLLAALTAIVFGVVLGSIAALMRNRWPDRVIVFFVTLITSMPSFVIATLLLYFFCIKLGVVQAFSSGSNMILLPVLSLSLSPMAYITRLTKTSMLDALGQDYIRTAKAKGVHQYKIIFVHALRNALIPVITYVGPMIGGILTGSMVIESIFNIGGLGSKFVSCITNRDYTMIMATTLFLAVIMVGANLITDIVYKVIDPRIKLD
- a CDS encoding ABC transporter permease → MKDNMKRAPFSTQIDLSKFNMKDFAKASDEEKRQQEVMGESTTFFKDGLKRLRKNPLAMGSIIVLVLLILVILLAPKIVPYGYADIVKGAQNLGPFQYSDAEQAQIDAGEKLFPHIFGTDELGRDYFIRVVYGARVSLGVGVFASLLVLIIGIIYGSVSGFCGGKVDMVMMRIVDIIYSLPDMLLIILLAVVLNEVLTPVIKGTVLSKLGVNMIALFIVFGLLYWVGMARLIRGQILTIKQNEYILAAKCIGTSSARTIRKHILPNCLSVIIITTALQIPSAIFTESYLSFIGLGVSAPMPSLGSLANTARGGLQSYPLRLIFPALTICIIVLTLNLIGDGLRDAFDPKLSK
- a CDS encoding ABC transporter ATP-binding protein → MEDNKFVLEVSDLHTTFKTDNGDVSAVNGVSFKLEPGKTLGIVGESGSGKSVTAYSIMQILAENGAITGGSVKYKGEDITKWNKKKMADFRGKCCSIIFQDPMTSLNPVFTVGYQLEEAVLLHTDRTKKEAKERAIEMLTLVGVNEPEKRVNQYPHELSGGMRQRVMIAMALACEPDILIADEPTTALDVTIQAQILELMQSLQEKLGMAIIMVTHDLGVIASMCDEIIVMYGGRVCERGTADAIFYSPAHEYTKGLLRSIPTKTNSKTRLVPIGGTPINMLNMPDGCAFCPRCDAAMKICLTEKPEEIWVGEDHLASCWMNIKNMMEEGKSNE
- a CDS encoding ABC transporter ATP-binding protein; translation: MSNETNNNEYLLKVDHLKQYFPVHDGFKKMELKAVDDVSFAIKPGETLGLVGESGCGKTTVGRTLLRLYQPTAGRIEFDGNVLFDSEKKIDVNMHPYRKQMQMVFQDPYSSLNPRMTVEDIIGEPLDVHKLYNSKKERHEMIMDLMETVGLNADHATRYAHEFSGGQRQRIGIARALAVDPKFIVCDEPVSALDVSIQAQVVNMFEDLQKERGLSYLFIAHDLLVVQHISDRIAVMYLGHMMELADADELMDNPIHPYTQSLLSAVPIPDPETARHSKRIVLEGDVPSPLRMPSGCPFRSRCKYATEQCAAARPELTDRGNGHMVACFNR
- a CDS encoding peptide ABC transporter substrate-binding protein; translated protein: MKKRLVALTLVAAMALGMTACGSKSEGKISTNDTSANGTSHTAVSAGVDWTGYDELVESIRTEADLAKRAEMMHQAEDMLMDTWCVIPLYYYNDQYMLKDYVTDVYSTVEGMKYFYNAKNTKNAGKLNIFMASEPDHIDPALNSTVDGGCLAVNSFEGLMRYNAEGKLEPACAESYEVSEDGLTYTFTMRDGLKWSNGDELTAKDFEWSWRRAADPKTAADYSYLCAVFAGYDDTKGLAADDVVASDDGKTLTVKLKAVTPYFLDLCAFPFFFPVNQKSVEGNDDWANDASDKFVTNGAFTLKEWKHDSSMTYVKNPNYWDADNVTVDEMNVMLTSDDVSAYTAYQNGDLDFIDTVPTAEIEAAKKTSEFYTVDNLGTYYVGFNINSKLYSELGLDADQAKVFRKAICLLIDRQYIIDTIAQGGQKIATTFIPEGVTDGNGGEFKNKDYYGTDYDKNFEEAKELLASIGLLDESTGQVNQTVEFSYLVNNSESNVKIGEAIQADLSKVGINLKVEQQEWNVFLNSRKDGQFDFAREGWLMDYNDPINMLEMFTTKSGNNDMQFGR